From Leifsonia sp. fls2-241-R2A-40a, one genomic window encodes:
- a CDS encoding response regulator transcription factor, with translation MPSDPSPVPLRVVVADDSVLLREGLIRLFDEAGFDTVGAFGDADTLLESVPDLMPDVAVLDVRMPPTFRDEGVRAALRIRREHPSIAVLLLSQYVEGTYAQELLAGGEGGTGYLLKDRIASLDELRDAVTRVAAGGTVLDPQVVRELLTRRTDPLARLTPREREVLELMAEGRTNAAIASRMVVGVGAVEKNVTSIFQKLGLEDSGDDHRRVLAVLAFLQH, from the coding sequence GTGCCGAGCGACCCGAGCCCCGTCCCGTTGCGTGTTGTCGTCGCCGACGACTCCGTCCTCCTGAGGGAGGGCCTCATCCGCCTGTTCGACGAGGCGGGCTTCGACACTGTCGGTGCTTTCGGCGACGCGGACACCCTGCTCGAGTCGGTCCCGGATCTCATGCCCGACGTCGCCGTGCTCGACGTTCGGATGCCGCCGACCTTTCGCGATGAGGGAGTCCGCGCGGCGCTCCGCATCCGGCGCGAGCACCCGTCCATCGCCGTGCTGCTGCTGTCGCAGTACGTCGAGGGCACCTACGCTCAGGAGCTGCTCGCCGGGGGCGAGGGCGGCACCGGCTACCTGCTGAAGGACCGGATAGCCTCCCTGGACGAGCTGCGCGACGCCGTCACCCGCGTCGCGGCGGGCGGCACCGTCCTCGACCCGCAGGTGGTCCGCGAGCTGCTGACCCGGCGCACCGACCCGCTGGCGAGGCTCACGCCGCGCGAGCGCGAGGTGCTCGAGCTGATGGCCGAGGGTCGCACCAATGCGGCCATCGCCTCCCGCATGGTGGTCGGCGTCGGCGCTGTGGAGAAGAACGTGACCTCGATCTTCCAGAAGCTCGGCCTCGAAGACTCGGGCGACGATCACCGCAGGGTGCTCGCGGTACTGGCCTTCCTGCAGCACTGA
- a CDS encoding sensor domain-containing protein, with product MTSEPALSSPQPSDPRPSTGASSGTLDAVPPPATSASRATYASLWRGVPRELGFLLLTMPIAIIGLSVLMSLFWTGVGTIVIYVGVFIIVAAFYTARGFGIVELTRLDWAGRPPIPRPVWERPGTPRTFWRSVFGPFANGHYWLYLLHGIVINPIISVVSWTLTIVWASVAVGGLTGWIWEPFIPQGDRSFFLSQTVVDAVFRTQSSFDPVVGDRILYVIAGVLFAATLPFVTRGLTLLHDVVARGVLGGWPSEALQREVADLSASRGAAVAAEDQALRRLERDLHDGPQQRLIRLQMDIAAAERKLSDDPVAAAALLAEARQQAGDTLEELRALSRGFAPPILQDRGLVAAAESLAARSPIPITVESSLQPGERFSPEIERNAYYVLAELAANLAKHSEAHAGRLFLEQGVDAVGTPSLSVWLTDNGRGGASLVDGHGLRGLDERVRGLRGELIVESPVGGPTRIGARIPLT from the coding sequence ATGACCTCAGAGCCCGCACTCAGTTCTCCACAGCCCTCCGATCCGCGGCCGTCCACCGGTGCTTCTTCTGGCACGCTGGATGCCGTGCCTCCTCCTGCGACCTCCGCCTCCCGAGCGACCTACGCGTCGCTCTGGCGCGGCGTGCCCCGGGAGCTCGGATTCCTCCTGCTCACCATGCCGATCGCGATCATCGGCCTGTCCGTGCTCATGTCGCTGTTCTGGACGGGCGTGGGCACGATCGTGATCTACGTCGGCGTCTTCATCATCGTCGCCGCCTTCTACACGGCCCGCGGGTTCGGCATCGTCGAGCTCACCCGCCTCGACTGGGCGGGCAGGCCGCCCATCCCGCGTCCGGTCTGGGAGCGCCCGGGGACGCCGCGCACATTCTGGCGGTCGGTCTTCGGTCCGTTCGCCAACGGCCACTACTGGCTGTACCTGCTCCACGGCATCGTGATCAACCCGATCATCAGCGTCGTGTCGTGGACGCTCACGATCGTCTGGGCGTCCGTGGCGGTCGGCGGGCTGACCGGCTGGATCTGGGAGCCGTTCATCCCGCAGGGCGACCGCAGCTTCTTCCTGTCGCAGACCGTCGTCGATGCGGTGTTCCGCACCCAGTCCTCGTTCGACCCGGTGGTCGGCGACCGCATCCTCTACGTGATCGCGGGCGTGCTGTTCGCCGCGACGCTGCCGTTCGTGACCCGAGGGCTGACACTGCTGCACGACGTCGTCGCGCGCGGCGTGCTCGGCGGCTGGCCGTCGGAGGCGCTGCAGCGCGAGGTGGCCGATCTGTCCGCCTCACGCGGCGCGGCGGTCGCCGCGGAGGACCAGGCGCTTCGCCGCCTGGAGCGCGACCTGCACGACGGTCCGCAGCAGCGGCTCATCCGCCTGCAGATGGACATCGCGGCCGCCGAGCGCAAGCTCTCCGACGATCCGGTGGCCGCCGCCGCTCTCCTCGCGGAGGCGCGCCAGCAGGCGGGCGACACCCTGGAGGAGTTGCGGGCCCTGTCGCGCGGCTTCGCCCCGCCCATCCTGCAAGACCGGGGGCTCGTCGCCGCCGCCGAGTCGCTCGCCGCGCGCAGCCCCATCCCGATCACGGTGGAGTCGAGCCTGCAGCCGGGGGAGCGGTTCAGCCCCGAGATCGAACGCAACGCGTACTACGTGCTGGCCGAGCTCGCCGCGAACCTCGCCAAGCACTCCGAGGCGCACGCCGGTCGGCTGTTCCTCGAGCAGGGTGTGGATGCGGTCGGCACGCCGTCCCTGAGCGTGTGGCTGACCGACAACGGCCGCGGTGGCGCGTCCCTGGTCGACGGCCACGGGCTGCGCGGCCTGGACGAGCGCGTGCGGGGCCTCCGCGGCGAACTGATCGTGGAGAGCCCCGTCGGCGGTCCCACCCGCATCGGCGCCCGCATCCCGCTCACGTAG
- a CDS encoding recombinase family protein, with translation MHVIGYVRVSTEEQANSGLGVGAQTEAITTACAKRGWTVEVVADLGRSGKQVNLELRRALDLLSSGQADGLVVAKLDRLARSVRHASAIIDDAQRLGWDLVVLDNAIDLTTPGGRAMTNMLATFAELERELISTRTKDALAARRARGEDNGRKSAIPAGQLRRIVLSRDAGASLTRIARELTTESYLSPTGLPVWHESTVRRAYATAKRKELAA, from the coding sequence ATGCACGTCATCGGATATGTGCGAGTGAGCACCGAGGAACAAGCCAACTCTGGACTCGGCGTCGGGGCGCAGACGGAGGCGATCACGACCGCCTGCGCCAAGCGAGGCTGGACTGTTGAGGTGGTCGCAGACCTCGGGCGGTCTGGCAAGCAAGTGAACCTGGAGCTGCGGCGAGCGCTCGACCTTCTCAGTAGCGGACAGGCGGACGGCTTGGTGGTGGCGAAGCTCGACCGGCTCGCACGCTCGGTACGGCACGCCTCGGCGATCATCGACGATGCGCAGCGGCTGGGCTGGGACCTCGTCGTGCTCGACAACGCGATAGACCTCACTACGCCGGGCGGCAGGGCCATGACGAACATGCTCGCCACGTTCGCTGAGCTGGAACGCGAGCTCATCTCGACCCGGACCAAGGATGCGCTCGCCGCACGGCGCGCACGCGGGGAGGACAACGGCCGCAAGAGCGCGATCCCGGCTGGGCAGCTGCGCCGCATTGTGCTCTCCCGAGACGCAGGCGCCAGCCTCACCCGCATCGCCCGCGAGCTCACGACCGAGAGCTACCTCTCGCCGACTGGGCTGCCGGTCTGGCACGAGTCCACCGTGCGCCGCGCGTACGCCACTGCGAAGCGGAAGGAGCTCGCCGCATGA
- a CDS encoding Rv0909 family putative TA system antitoxin encodes MAGFDDITKKAQEFLNDPKVKDALSSEQAEDISDKLLDGVAGAAKNVTGGKFDDKIEGARDEADKHVGND; translated from the coding sequence ATGGCAGGTTTCGACGACATCACCAAGAAGGCGCAGGAGTTCCTGAACGACCCGAAGGTCAAGGACGCGCTGAGTTCCGAGCAGGCCGAGGACATCAGCGACAAGCTCCTCGACGGCGTCGCCGGCGCGGCGAAGAACGTGACCGGCGGCAAATTCGACGACAAGATCGAGGGCGCGCGCGACGAGGCCGACAAGCACGTCGGCAACGACTAG